The Paracoccus albus region CACTTTTGGTTGCATGAGTGTCATGGAGAACGGCGAGAAGGCGATGATCTGTATCGACTAAGCCGAAACCGCTTCGTCAGCTGATTGGACAGGCACTCCGTCAGTAAATTGCAGCCTTGCAAGCCGTGAATACAGGCCGCCTTCCGCGATCAGTTCCTCGTGCTTGCCGGTTGCGACGATCTGTCCGCGGTCGAATACGACAATACGATCCGCTTGTTTCACGGTCGCCAGCCGGTGCGCGACAACGATTGTCGTGCGGCCTTCTGCCAGTCTTTCGACGGCCCGCTGAACCGCGTATTCCGATTCCGCATCAAGCGCCGATGTCGCCTCGTCCAGCAGCAATACTGGCGCGTTGCGCAGGATTGCGCGGGCAATGGCGATGCGTTGCTTCTGCCCGCCCGACAGCATGACGCCACGCTCGCCGACCTGACTGTCATAACCATCGGGAAGTGCGGTCAGGAACTCATGGGCATTGGCTGATCGCGCGGCTTCCTCGACTTCTGCATCGGTGGCGTCAGGGCGTCCGAAGCGGATGTTCTCTCTCGCGGTCGTGGCGAAGATCACCGGGTCCTGTGGAACAAGCGCGATCTGGCTGCGAAAATCGTGGCGGGCCATCTTGCGCAGGTCGATGCCATCCAGCGTGACACGTCCCTGTTGAGGGTCCCAGAAACGCTGCACCAACTGGACGACGGTCGTCTTGCCCGCGCCGGATGGACCGACAAGCGCAACCGTCTCGCCGGGCCGGACCGTCAGCGCGACGTCACGAAGGGCAGAATGGCCGGGACGCGACGGATAGCTGAAGGTCACATCCTCCAGCCGGATCTCGCCTCGAACCGGATCGGGCAGCGCTTTCGGTTGAGCGGGATCGGTCAGACTGTCTTCGGCAGACAGCAATTCCGCCAGCCTTTCTGTGGCGCCGGCTGCACGCTGAAGCTCTCCCCAGATTTCGGACAGCGCGCCGACTGCACCGGCGACCAGCACAGCGTAAATGACGAACTGCACCAGTTCCCCGACGCTCATCAAACCGGCGTCGACATCACGCGCGCCGATCCAGAGCACGCCGATGATACCGGCGCAGATCAGGAAAATGACAATCACCGTCAGCGCCGCCCGTGTGCCGATCCGGCGTTTGGCCGAACGATAGCTTTCCTCTGTCAGCTGGGCGAAATCGGCGCGGGTGGCACTTTCGTGGGTGAATGCCTGCACGGTCTGGGCCGCCTGAAGGGCTTCGGATGCCGCACCGGAAGACGCGGCGATCCAGTCCTGATTTTCGCGCGCAAGCAGGCGCAGCCTGCGACCCAGCCCGATGATTGGGATCAGGATCAACGGCACCAGAAGCAGCACCAACCCAGTCAGCTTGGCCGAGGTCAGGAACAGCATGAACAGCCCGCCGATCATCAGCAGGATATTCCGAAGCGCAACGGAAACGGATGATCCGACCACCGACTGAATGACGGTCGTGTCCGTTGTAATCCTGCTGAGGATTTCGCCGGTCAGGATGCGTTCGAAGAAGGCTGGTGACAAGGACAGCACGCGATCGAAAACGGCTTTGCGAATATCGGCCACGACACGCTCGCCCAGTCTGGTGACGAGGTAGTATCGCAGACCGGTTCCGACCGCCAAAAGCGCAACGATGATCATGGCCGCGCGGAAATATTCGTCCAGCAGAACAGAGCCGATGTCGAACCCGTCCACAACGCGGCGCACCGCCACGGGCAGAACAAGGCTGATGGTCGCGGTCGTTATCAGCGCAA contains the following coding sequences:
- a CDS encoding ABC transporter transmembrane domain-containing protein, which codes for MARAPKQASDRPSSRRVSALAALWPFVRPYRGMAFAALLALITTATISLVLPVAVRRVVDGFDIGSVLLDEYFRAAMIIVALLAVGTGLRYYLVTRLGERVVADIRKAVFDRVLSLSPAFFERILTGEILSRITTDTTVIQSVVGSSVSVALRNILLMIGGLFMLFLTSAKLTGLVLLLVPLILIPIIGLGRRLRLLARENQDWIAASSGAASEALQAAQTVQAFTHESATRADFAQLTEESYRSAKRRIGTRAALTVIVIFLICAGIIGVLWIGARDVDAGLMSVGELVQFVIYAVLVAGAVGALSEIWGELQRAAGATERLAELLSAEDSLTDPAQPKALPDPVRGEIRLEDVTFSYPSRPGHSALRDVALTVRPGETVALVGPSGAGKTTVVQLVQRFWDPQQGRVTLDGIDLRKMARHDFRSQIALVPQDPVIFATTARENIRFGRPDATDAEVEEAARSANAHEFLTALPDGYDSQVGERGVMLSGGQKQRIAIARAILRNAPVLLLDEATSALDAESEYAVQRAVERLAEGRTTIVVAHRLATVKQADRIVVFDRGQIVATGKHEELIAEGGLYSRLARLQFTDGVPVQSADEAVSA